The nucleotide sequence GCACCACCTGCAGCCTGGCGCCGCCGACCGTCAGGGTGCGGCCGACCCACTGGCGCTCCACCCACGGCTCGAACCCGTCGAAATGCAGGTTGGCCCGGAAACGGTTGGGGTCGACCGGCTGCTTGGCCACCCGCTCCTCCAGGTCGCGGACGCTGGCCAGGTTCAGCAGCAGGACCGGCGCGTCCTCATGGAGCGGGAAGGCGCCGCCGGGGCCGGCATCCACCAGCTTCGGCAGGCCGGGGGCGGCGCCGGCGAGATAGGCGGCGAAGAACTGCTCCACCAGCATGCAGCCCATCGCCTGATCGAGCCGGCCGCGCGACACCGGCTTTCCGGCGCGGCGGATCACCAGGCCGGAGGTGTCGGCATCGAACTCGCTCTCCAGCAGGGCGAGCTTCTCCGCCCGGTCCAGCGTGAAGAAGTCGTCGGTCGGGCGCCAGCCCTGCCGGTCGGCGTCCTGGGCCGCCGGCCCGGTCAGCAGGCCGTAGCGGCGATCGAAGGGAAGGGCCTGTCCGGCGGTCAGCGTGACGGAGGGCAGATCCTGGCCGCTCAACCCGCGCACGGGATAGCGGCGAATGGCGGTGATGATGGTGTTCATTGCACTGCACAATGGTAGGACCAGATCGGTCCTGTCAACCGGTCGTCATGACTATTTTGTCAGATCTGGCATTCTGGCAGGTCTGGTTCGCAACTATTGCAAAGTTTACCAGTATTCGGCTTTCGGGGTGCCGTTCAGAAACTCCTCGAGACGCCGCCGCGTGGCCGCGGATAGGTCCTGCGGCAACCGGTCGAGCGGGAAGAAGCGCGCCTCCAGGATCTCCACCCCATCGGCCCTGGGCGTGCCGCTCCAGGACCGGGCGACGAAGACGGCGACATGGTCGCTCGCGCCGTAGCGGAAGCGGGCGAACAGCCCGTCGGGATGGGGATCGAACTCCGCCTCCAGCCCGATCTCCTCGCGCACCTCGCGCCTGACGGCGGCGGCCAGCGTCTCCCCCTTGCCGACCCCGCCACCGGGAAAATGCCAGCCGCCGACGTAGCTGTGGCGGATCAGCAGGATGCTGCGGCCGTTCGGCCCGTCCCCCGGAGGTTCGTTCCCAGCCTGGCTGTCCCCGGCCGGGCCATCTCCGGCCGGGCCATCCAGGATGATCGCCCGCACCCCCATGGTCAGCGGCCGGGTCAGCCGGTGCCACAGGTTGCGGCCATGCCAGGCGAGGCGGAGCGCTTTCGGGAGGAGGAACGGCACGGCGGCTCGGCTGTCGGTGGAAGGAAGCGGCCGTAGCCTACGGTCCGGACGGTCTGGATGGAGACGGGTTTATGGGCTACCACAATCGTTGGCGACAGCAAATAACCATGTGGAAAAGGTGGTCTTGCAACCGCGGACCGCCTTCCCACATCTACCGCAGCATCCTTGCGGATCGCACAAAGACGTGGATCGAGCGGACCGGGCTGCCCAGCGGACGGTCTGCGAAGAAGGGGGATCGAGCCTATGGATTTCGAGAAGTACACCGAGCGCAGCCGCGGCTTCGTCCAGTCTGCGCAGACCCTGGCGCTGCGCCGCGGGCACCAGCGCCTGACGCCCGAGCACCTGCTGAAGACCCTGCTGGACGACAAGGAGGGGCTGGCGGCCAACCTGATCCGGGCGGCCGGCGGCGACCCGGCGCGCGCCCTGTCGGCGGTCGAGGCCGAACTCGACAGGCAGCCGAAGGTCGAGGGCAGCGGCGCCGGGCAGGTCTACCTGTCGCCGGAGCTGGCCCGCGTGTTCGAGCAGGCGGAGCAGGTGGCGGAGAAGGCGGGCGACAGCTACGTCACCGCCGAACGGATCCTGCTGGCGCTCGCCATGGCCGACGGCACCCCGTCGGGCAAGGCGCTGAAGGCGGCCGGCGTGACGCCGCAGGCGCTGAACCAGGCGATCAACGACGTCCGCAAGGGCCGCACCGCCGACACCGCCTCGGCCGAGCAGGGCTATGACGCGCTGAAGAAATATGCGCGCGACCTGACCGAGTCGGCGCGCTCCGGCAAGCTCGACCCCGTCATCGGGCGCGACGAGGAGATCCGCCGCACCATCCAGGTTCTGGCTCGCCGCACCAAGAACAACCCGGTGCTGATCGGCGAGCCGGGCGTCGGCAAGACCGCCATCGTCGAGGGCCTCGCCCAGCGCATCGTCAAGGGCGACGTGCCGGAGGGGCTGAAGAACAAGCGCCTGCTGGCGCTCGACCTCGGCGCGCTGGTCGCCGGCGCCAAGTACCGCGGCGAGTTCGAGGAGCGGCTGAAGGCCGTGCTGGAGGAAATCCAGGCGGCGGCCGGCGAGATCGTCGTCTTCATCGACGAGCTGCACACGCTGGTCGGGGCCGGCAAGTCGGAAGGCGCGATGGACGCCTCCAACATGCTGAAGCCGGCGCTGGCGCGCGGCGAGCTGCACTGCGTCGGCGCCACCACGCTCGACGAGTACCGCAAGTATATCGAGAAGGACGCGGCGCTGGCCCGGCGCTTCCAGCCGGTCTTCGTGTCGGAGCCGACGGTGGAGGACACCATCTCCATCCTGCGCGGCCTGAAGGAGCGCTATGAGGTGCACCACGGCGTGCGCATCACCGACGGTGCCATCGTCGCGGCGGCCACCCTCTCCAACCGCTACATCACCGACCGCTTCCTGCCGGACAAGGCCATCGACCTGATCGACGAGGCGGCGAGCCGCCTGCGCATGGCGGTCGACAGCAAGCCGGAGGAGATCGACGAGCTGGACCGCCGCATCATCCAGCTCAAGATCGAGCGCGAGGCGCTGAAGCGCGAGTCGGACGAGGCGTCTCGCGCGCGGCTGGCCAACCTGGAGGGCGAACTGGCCGACCTGGAGCAGGAATCGGCCGAGCTGACCGCCAAGTGGCAGGCGGAGAAGGACAAGCTGCAGGGCTCGCAGAAGCTGAAGGAGGACCTGGAGAAGGCCCGCACCGAGCTTGAGCAGGCCCAGCGCGACGGCAACTGGGGCCGGGCGGGCGAGCTTGCTTACGGCATCATCCCGGCGCTGGAGAAGACGCTGAAGGACGCGGAGGAGAGCGCCTCCAGCCGGATGCTGAACGAGGAGGTGCGCGACGCCGACATCGCCAGCGTGGTCAGCCGCTGGACCGGCGTGCCGGTCGACAAGATGCTGGCCGGCGAGCGCGAGAAGCTGCTGGCGATGGAGAGCAGGCTGAAGAGCCGGGTGGTCGGCCAGGAGGAGGCGATCGTCGCCGTTTCCAACGCCATCCGCCGGGCGCGCGCCGGGCTGCAGGACCCCAACCGGCCGATCGGCTCCTTCCTGTTCCTCGGCCCCACCGGCGTCGGCAAGACCGAGCTGACCAAGGCGCTGGCCGAGTTCCTGTTCGACGACGAGACGGCGATGGTCCGGCTCGACATGTCGGAATACATGGAGAAGCACTCGGTCGCCCGCATGATCGGCGCCCCCCCGGGCTATGTCGGTTACGAGGAGGGCGGTGCGCTGACCGAGGCGGTGCGGCGGCGGCCCTACCAGGTGGTGCTGTTCGACGAGGTGGAGAAGGCGCACCCCGACGTCTTCAACGTGCTTCTGCAGGTGCTGGACGACGGCCGCCTGACCGACGGGCAGGGGCGGACGGTGGATTTCCGCAACACGGTCATCATCATGACCTCGAACCTCGGCTCCGAGGTTCTGGCCAACCAGCCGGAAGGCCAGGATTCGAGTGCCGTCCGCGACGAGGTGATGGAGGTGGTGCGGGCGCACTTCCGGCCGGAGTTCCTGAACCGGCTGGACGAGATCCTGCTGTTCCACCGCCTGGACCGCAGCCATATGGGCGGTATCGTCACCATCCAGCTCGGCCGCCTGACCAGGATGCTCGCCGACCGCGAGATCACGCTGGAGGTGGACGAGGCGGCGACCCGGTGGCTGGCCGAAGCCGGCTACGACCCGGTCTATGGCGCGCGTCCGCTGAAGCGGGTGATCCAGCGCGAGCTGCAGAACCCGCTGGCCACCCTGATCCTGGAAGGCCGCGTCAAGGACGGCCAGACGGTGAAGGTCGGGGCGGAAGGCGGCGACCTGACCATCGACGGCCAGCCGGTCTCCACGCTGGTGCGCCGGGCGGGGTAAGGCCGCACCCGCCGGCCGCAGGCAAGGAAGCCCTTCCCTCCCCGGGGGAAGGGCTTTTTCTTTGGCGGGATTTTTACGGTTGCTGGCGTTTGCGCCGCTCGTGCCGGTGGAGGGCGGCGGCTATCCTGGCGCCCGTCCTGACGGTTTCGCGAGGCCCATCGATGCTTGCCCTGCGCCCCAACTGCGAGTGCTGCGACCGTGACCTGCCGCCGGAGTCGCGGGAGGCCTATATCTGCTCCTTCGAATGCACCTTCTGCGCCGGGTGCCGCGACGGCGTGCTGGGCGGCGTCTGCCCGAACTGCGGCGGCGAGCTGGTGCGGCGGCCGGTGCGGCCGGCTGAGAAGCTCGCCGGAAACCCGGCCTCGACCGAGCGGGTGGTGAGGGCGGGCGGCTGCGCGGCGGCCGTTGGGGGCGGCGCCGGTCAGGCGGTCATAAAAAGCGCATGACCGGTCTCGCTGCACCGCGGTGGCGCCCCCGGCCGGTCATCCTGTATTGTCCGGCCGACGTTTCGTGACCCCCAAGGTGCAGCACATGGTCCGGTTTCCGCGTTCCCTCGCCCTGGTCGCCGCTCTGGCGACGCTGGTGACGGGCTGCCTGCCGCGCGAGCGCATTCCCAACCCGCCGGAGGTCCGCACCGCGCCGGCCGGCCCGGGCATGGTGCCGGTCCATGGCGAGTGGGTGGCCGACAAGGCGACGCAGCTCCGCTCCCAGCCGTCGCCCGGCGCGCCGGTGGTCGCCAGCATCGGCGCCGGGCAACCGGTGAAGGTGGTCGGGCGCATGAGCAACAGCGACTGGATCGCCGTGCAGACCGGTGGCAGCACCGCCTATGTCCGGCTCTTCCAGCTCCGGCTGAAGGGCAGCGAGCCGAGCGGCAGCCGCGGCACCACCACGACGCTGGCCAAGCCGGTCGACAACTCCGGCCCCTCCGTCAAGGCGGCGCCGCGCGGCAAGATCTCCGCCAACCCCATCGCCAACTGATCGCCAGCCGATCGGCGGGCGCTCGAAAGGAAAGGGCGGCGACCGGTATCCCCGGCCGCCGCCCTTTTTCATGCACCGCGACGGAGCGGCGTTCAGAACTCCTTCCAGTCGTCGTCGTCGCTGCTGCTGCGCTTCAGGACGGCGGCGGAGCTGGCGGCAGCGCCATGGTTGGTGCCGGCATGGCCTGCCGCGGCCGGCTTCGCCGCCGGACGGGCAGCCGGCTTGTGCGAG is from Azospirillum thermophilum and encodes:
- a CDS encoding SH3 domain-containing protein, translating into MVRFPRSLALVAALATLVTGCLPRERIPNPPEVRTAPAGPGMVPVHGEWVADKATQLRSQPSPGAPVVASIGAGQPVKVVGRMSNSDWIAVQTGGSTAYVRLFQLRLKGSEPSGSRGTTTTLAKPVDNSGPSVKAAPRGKISANPIAN
- a CDS encoding DUF1272 domain-containing protein, giving the protein MLALRPNCECCDRDLPPESREAYICSFECTFCAGCRDGVLGGVCPNCGGELVRRPVRPAEKLAGNPASTERVVRAGGCAAAVGGGAGQAVIKSA
- a CDS encoding MOSC domain-containing protein; this translates as MNTIITAIRRYPVRGLSGQDLPSVTLTAGQALPFDRRYGLLTGPAAQDADRQGWRPTDDFFTLDRAEKLALLESEFDADTSGLVIRRAGKPVSRGRLDQAMGCMLVEQFFAAYLAGAAPGLPKLVDAGPGGAFPLHEDAPVLLLNLASVRDLEERVAKQPVDPNRFRANLHFDGFEPWVERQWVGRTLTVGGARLQVVRGCDYRPGSDVNPVTGTRDLTLLPILERGYGNSQCGIAARVVTGGMVAPGDAVLLD
- the clpB gene encoding ATP-dependent chaperone ClpB, with product MDFEKYTERSRGFVQSAQTLALRRGHQRLTPEHLLKTLLDDKEGLAANLIRAAGGDPARALSAVEAELDRQPKVEGSGAGQVYLSPELARVFEQAEQVAEKAGDSYVTAERILLALAMADGTPSGKALKAAGVTPQALNQAINDVRKGRTADTASAEQGYDALKKYARDLTESARSGKLDPVIGRDEEIRRTIQVLARRTKNNPVLIGEPGVGKTAIVEGLAQRIVKGDVPEGLKNKRLLALDLGALVAGAKYRGEFEERLKAVLEEIQAAAGEIVVFIDELHTLVGAGKSEGAMDASNMLKPALARGELHCVGATTLDEYRKYIEKDAALARRFQPVFVSEPTVEDTISILRGLKERYEVHHGVRITDGAIVAAATLSNRYITDRFLPDKAIDLIDEAASRLRMAVDSKPEEIDELDRRIIQLKIEREALKRESDEASRARLANLEGELADLEQESAELTAKWQAEKDKLQGSQKLKEDLEKARTELEQAQRDGNWGRAGELAYGIIPALEKTLKDAEESASSRMLNEEVRDADIASVVSRWTGVPVDKMLAGEREKLLAMESRLKSRVVGQEEAIVAVSNAIRRARAGLQDPNRPIGSFLFLGPTGVGKTELTKALAEFLFDDETAMVRLDMSEYMEKHSVARMIGAPPGYVGYEEGGALTEAVRRRPYQVVLFDEVEKAHPDVFNVLLQVLDDGRLTDGQGRTVDFRNTVIIMTSNLGSEVLANQPEGQDSSAVRDEVMEVVRAHFRPEFLNRLDEILLFHRLDRSHMGGIVTIQLGRLTRMLADREITLEVDEAATRWLAEAGYDPVYGARPLKRVIQRELQNPLATLILEGRVKDGQTVKVGAEGGDLTIDGQPVSTLVRRAG
- a CDS encoding NUDIX domain-containing protein; protein product: MPFLLPKALRLAWHGRNLWHRLTRPLTMGVRAIILDGPAGDGPAGDSQAGNEPPGDGPNGRSILLIRHSYVGGWHFPGGGVGKGETLAAAVRREVREEIGLEAEFDPHPDGLFARFRYGASDHVAVFVARSWSGTPRADGVEILEARFFPLDRLPQDLSAATRRRLEEFLNGTPKAEYW